Part of the candidate division KSB1 bacterium genome, TAATGCCGCTGGCCAAATCCCTGTCCTGGACCCGGGCCCGCAGGGAAGCCACGCAAACGGGGGCACGAATTGGCTCGATGCCGCAAATTACCGAAAACATTATTCTGCGAACGTTTCCAATTGATTATGAATCCATCAAGCGCCGGGTGAACAAATTAGACGATCTTTTCGATGCAGCGACTAAAGTCAAAGTCACAACAAAATTGGGTACAAATCTCGAGTTCAGTGTTTCCGGGAGAAAGGGCAGGGGACGCAATGGCGGCGTGTATACCCGCAAAGGTGCCTGGGGGAATTTACCCTGTGGAGAAGCTTTCATTGCCCCGGTTGAAGGTTCAGTGAATGGACTTTACTTCGTTGATGCTTCTCACGCGGGAGTTGGTGAAATTTTCGAGCCAATTAAAGTCACAGTAGAAAATGGATTCGCCGTCAATATCGAGGGTGGACCCGAGGCAACGATTCTCTCGAACATGCTGACAGCAGTTGACGATCCGAACGCATTTAACATCGCCGAATTCGGTATCGGCTGCAATGACAAGGCAAAAATTATCGGAATTACTTTGGAGGATGAAAAAGTTCTGGGAACTTGCCATATTGCCTTGGGCAGAAATCTGTTCTTTGGCGGGACAGTCGATGTCGGTGTGCATGTGGATGGGGTGATCAAGTCGCCTACCATTTATTTTGATAATCAGAAAATAATGGAAGAAGGTGAGTTGATCATTTAAAATGGCTCTATCGATCAGAGTGGATAAAGTAGTACTTCTACGGATGCTTTGGCCACGGATTCACACTGATGAAACGCGGATTTTGTTTTATATTCGAAGCGTTTGAATTCTACTTTTTCTTTGCCGAATTATCCTTAGCAACTTTAAGTTTCGCGATTACTTTTTATCCACAATGACACCTTTTCTAAGCTCATTTAATCCGTGAAGTTCAATCTGTGTTAATCCGTGGCTTTATTTTTTTCTAAGATGTTTACCAACTCGAATTAACATAGAATCTTTAAAATTTTCCTTGACTTCATGAAACTTTTTACTAAATTAGTTGTATAATACAACTATTAGTACTTACAAATAACTTGTCATGAATGAAAAAACAACCGATAATCAAATTCTACAATTTCACCAGCAAATCGTTGAGCTGATCAAGAAATACCAGTTTCGCGATCGCAATCAAATTTGCTGCTTCGGTATCTCGGTGAGCCAGTGCTATGTTTTGGAGGCACTTCACACCCATGGCCCGCTTACGATGAATGAATTGGCAAAAAAAATGTACCTCAAAATTAGTACTATGACTCGGGTCGTCGAGCAGTTGGTGAAAAAGAAGTATGTTAGGCGGGAAGAAGGTTTAAGCGATCGCCGGGTTCGCTTCATTAACTTAACAAAACAGGGCAGAGCGATTTATAAAAAAGCCTGGGAAAACATATTCGAATCTGAAAAAGTCATCTTGAAAAATATTCCCTCGGAGCATAAAGCAGTTCTGATTGATGTTTTAACGAGATTAAATCAAGCAGTCAGCAGTTGGCAATCTTGCTGTGAAATTCCCGCGGAGAAAGCTTAAAAAATTTTATATAATTAGTTGCCTCATACAAATATATTTGGAAGTTCATGAAAGTAAAAAGCACAGAAGATATCAAAATACTTGCGGCTCGGAAAGAGGATTTACCTGCAATTAAAGCCCTTCTCGAATCGGTAAATTTACCTTTGCAGGGAGTCGAAGATCATTTCGATAATTTTATTCTACTTAAAAAGGAGGATGTGCTTCGTGGAACGGTCGGGCTTGAGATTTATAACGACAAAGCGCTGCTGCGTTCCTTAGCAGTTGCCGGGGCGCATCAAGGACAAGGATTTGGGCAAAAACTTTATTTTGCCATTATTGAAAAGGCAAGAGAGCACGGTATCAGGGTAATCTATCTTTTGACCGAAACGGCAGAAAAGTTTTTTGCTAAACAAGGGTTTGAAAAGATATCCCGAAACTCGGTTGACACTGAAGTTAAAGAATCTATAGAGTTTCGATCTGCCTGCCCGGAGAGCGCTTCATGTATGCGGTTAAGATTGTAATAGAGCAATTATTAGTACCTGAATCGTGAAGTCTTGTCTTACTCGATAAAAGCATTCGAGCACAAGCTTTTTGGCAAGACTTGAAATCACAAACCGCAAAAGCCAAATAACAAATGCCGACGGTTCGGCATCAAACAAAGACAAAAGTCCCTTGATCGTGCTGTTGTATTGTTTATTGTGATTTGCAGTTTGAGTTTTATCCCCGACCAAACTTGTCCCCGAATTCTTTAATCGGGGAACATTCGGGGACAAGCTTGGGATTTGTTTTTTTGATTTTGGAATTTCCGGCTTGCCCCGTTGGATATGTATCCCACGGGGCTTGTCCGGGTTAGGCGAGCTAAATGTTACCGGAGAAACAGAAAAAAGCATGGAATGATTTTTATGATTCAGCGTGCCATAATACTACTTTAGAAGCCAAAACAACATTAATGCTGCATCTTGCATCGGCGATGGCGGTTGGGTGTTACCCCTGAATGGAACATTACTTTGGTGTAGCCAAAGAACAGGGGATATCCGATGAAGAAATCGGGGCGGTTCAAGCTATCGTTATGGCTGTTTCCGGAGGTAGAGTTCGGGCCCAGTTTCGAGAAGCACGCGTTCATCATAAAAAGCGAAAATAAAACATTTATTAAATCAAATAGAAGGAGTATTAAAATGAGCATTGTACCAGATAATTCAATTAAAGAGACTGTAAAAAAAGCCTACGGCCAAATCGCCGTCGAAGAGGGTAGAGGATGCTGTGGCGGATCAGGTGTAGGTCAGGAGGTGATTTCAAAGTCAATCGGCTATTCGGAGGATGAACTAAAATCCGTGCCGGACGGTTCCAACCTTGGCCTGGGCTGCGGCAATCCAACAGCCATTGCCAGCCTGAATCCTGGTGAGACCGTACTTGATTTGGGTTCCGGTGCCGGATTTGACTGTTTTCTGGCAGCTAAACAAGTCGGTGAAACGGGTAAAATCATCGGGGTTGACATGACGCCGGAAATGATAAAGAAAGCTCGCACCCATGCGGAAAAAGGCGGCTACGCCAATGTCGAATTCCGGCAGGGTGAAATCGAAGACCTGCCGGTGGAAAATAATTCAATCGATGTCGTTATTAGCAACTGTGTTATCAATCTCTCACCGGATAAACAGGCAGTTTACAACGAAATCTACCGGGTTCTAAAACCAGGCGGCCGGATCATGATCTCGGACATCGCTTTAAAAAAGTCTTTACCTGAGCAAGTATTAAAAAGTGTTGAAGCGTACGTCGGTTGTGTTTCCGGAGCCCTGCTATT contains:
- a CDS encoding aminopeptidase is translated as MRRAHRLSSPLISACKHALQVNLGLENNETVLIVTDAEKRQIGQAFKEAALEITSQIDFLEIPIPKFIGEEPPDFAAEKMLSADVILMPLAKSLSWTRARREATQTGARIGSMPQITENIILRTFPIDYESIKRRVNKLDDLFDAATKVKVTTKLGTNLEFSVSGRKGRGRNGGVYTRKGAWGNLPCGEAFIAPVEGSVNGLYFVDASHAGVGEIFEPIKVTVENGFAVNIEGGPEATILSNMLTAVDDPNAFNIAEFGIGCNDKAKIIGITLEDEKVLGTCHIALGRNLFFGGTVDVGVHVDGVIKSPTIYFDNQKIMEEGELII
- a CDS encoding MarR family transcriptional regulator, whose translation is MNEKTTDNQILQFHQQIVELIKKYQFRDRNQICCFGISVSQCYVLEALHTHGPLTMNELAKKMYLKISTMTRVVEQLVKKKYVRREEGLSDRRVRFINLTKQGRAIYKKAWENIFESEKVILKNIPSEHKAVLIDVLTRLNQAVSSWQSCCEIPAEKA
- a CDS encoding GNAT family N-acetyltransferase gives rise to the protein MKVKSTEDIKILAARKEDLPAIKALLESVNLPLQGVEDHFDNFILLKKEDVLRGTVGLEIYNDKALLRSLAVAGAHQGQGFGQKLYFAIIEKAREHGIRVIYLLTETAEKFFAKQGFEKISRNSVDTEVKESIEFRSACPESASCMRLRL
- a CDS encoding arsenite methyltransferase, with protein sequence MSIVPDNSIKETVKKAYGQIAVEEGRGCCGGSGVGQEVISKSIGYSEDELKSVPDGSNLGLGCGNPTAIASLNPGETVLDLGSGAGFDCFLAAKQVGETGKIIGVDMTPEMIKKARTHAEKGGYANVEFRQGEIEDLPVENNSIDVVISNCVINLSPDKQAVYNEIYRVLKPGGRIMISDIALKKSLPEQVLKSVEAYVGCVSGALLLDEYLDTLKRSGLQQIEVTPKAVSSCVETDSQDPIFSELLKEVDDPKDLLNSVASVNVQAIKP